In Shewanella glacialimarina, the genomic stretch AACGTACCTGGTCATTACCTTTACCGGTACAACCATGACATACGGCGTCTGCGCCGACTTTACGGGCAATTTCAACCTGTGCTTTGGCAATAATTGGACGCGCCATTGAAGTACCTAACAAGTAAGTGCCTTCATAAATCGCGCCGGTAGCAATAGTTGGGTAAATATAATCAGCAACAAATTCTTCTTTCAGGTCAACGATGTAGCATTCTGATGCCCCTGAAGCGATGGCCTTTTCGTGTAAGCCCACTAATTCCTCTTCGCCTTGACCTACGTCGGCACAAAAGGCCACGATTTCACAATCATCATAGGTTTCTTTTAACCATGGGATGATGGCTGAGGTATCTAACCCGCCTGAATAAGCGAGGACGACTTTTTTAACGCCGGTTTTTTTCACTGCACTAGACATGTTTATTTTCCTACAATCGATTACGTATATTTTGATATATGAATAACGCCAATGGCATTACTGACTTAATCATCAGACTAACTTAATAAGGTGACCAATACTGCATTTTGAGCATGCATACGGTTTTCCGCTTGATCTAAAATTAATGAACCTTTGCCATCGATAACTTCATCAGTTACCTCAACACCACGGTGAGCAGGCAAACAATGCATAAAATATTTTGCACCCGCTTTAGTCATTAATGCTGCATTAACTTGGTATGGGCTAAAGCGCTCTTTAATTTCAGCTAAAGAGGTTTCATCACCCATTGAAATCCAGGTGTCGGTATAAATGGCGTCATGGCCTTCAATCTGATTGATATCAGTAGATAATGTCAGCTTACCACCATTTTGTGCTGCTAAAGCTTGTGCCTCGGTAACCACCAATGCATCAGGAAAATACCCTTCAGGGCAAATCACTGTCATGGTTAAGCCTAAAATAGCTGCACCATATATCAATGAGTGGGTGACATTATTGCCATCCCCTACATAGGCTAATCTCGCCTGACTAACATCATCAAACTTTTCTGATAATGATAAAAAGTCTGCCAATGCCTGGCATGGGTGATATAAATCAGATAACGCATTAATAACCGGTACACTACCGTACTTAGCTAATTTCTCTATTGTGCTATGCAGGTATGTTCTTGCAACAATGGCATCAGCCCAGCATGAAATATTAGTGGCAAAATCAGCCACTGACTCTCGTTCACCTAAAGCACCGTTTTGCTGGTCAAGGTACAAACAATGACCTCCTAACTTGTTGATGCCAATATCGAAGCTTACTCGGGTACGCAGTGATGGCTTTTCAAATAACATCACAACGCTTTTTCCATCTAACGCACGACGGTACTCAGCTGGGTTAGCTTTCATTTTTTTAGCTAAAGCTAAAATATCCAGTAACTGAGTTTGAGATAACTCTTTTATCGACAACAGGTGCTTCATAAACTACTCCATTAAGGCTGTATTTGGGTCCCAATGGACCCACCTTGTGCTAATGTTTTTAACTGTTCAGTATCTTGCCAAGAAGCAACTAAAACCGGCTTGCCCATCCATTGAGCCACTTCTAACGCGGCTTCAACTTTGACTTTCATGCCTTTTTCAATCACGCCTTCAGCGATTAGGGTATCAATTTGGCTTTTATTTAAACTTTTAATCACTTGCTTGTTCGCATCCCACACGCCTGACACATCAGATAACAGCACTAAAGTCCCGTTAACTAATTTGGCCAATGCGGTTGCTGCCTGGTCTGCATTAACATTGAGCATCTGGCCGGCATCTGAAATGGCGATTGAACTACAAATTGGCAGCCAGCCCTGCTGTAAAATGAAGTTTAAGTAGCTAGGATCATTTGGGGTCACTTCCCCAACCAGCCCTAAACGCTCATCTTTAATATTAGCCTTAACAACCTGGCCATCACCTAAACTCATGCCTACACTAACTACGCCAGCTTTGGCGGCTGCAGCTTGTAAGATTTTGTTCGATGTACCCGCTAATGCACCCACCACAATGCCAATTTGATCGGCTGGGGTAACGCGTAAACCGTCAAGTTTAATAATCTCTTTACCATTAGCCGTTAATTGCTCATCAACTAAGCAACCGCCACCGTGAACTAAAACAATTTTCTGCCCTGCGGCAGTCATGTCTTTAATCGCCGACATTAAATTAGCCATACCGGTTTCGGTTTGCAGTAATGCGCCACCCACTTTAAGTACTAAAACAGAATTAGTTATCATTTTTGTTATCCTTGTTTTATGTAGTGATTAAACGCCAAAGTGGATCTTGATGCACTGTAAACCTTGGCTTGCAGCACCTTTCATTAGGTTGTCAATCGCGCTGGCAACCACTAGATAGCCGCTGTTTTCGTCGTATTTCCAACCTAAATGACAGTTTGGTGTCAATACCACATCGTCCACTTTAGGAAATTGATTATGCTTAACCGTCACAATGGGTGAGCTGTCATAAACGCTATAGGCTTTAGCAACATCAGCTTCTGTTGTACCTGGCTTTAACTGCACAGTAATTGTGGCCAAAATACCACGCTTGAAATTACCTAAATGCGGTGTAAATATCACTTCTTGGCCTAATTGCGTGGCAATTTCAGGCTGATGCCTGTGACCTAATACGCCATAAGGTGTCAGGCTGACTTCACAAAAACTGGTATGTAAATGCGCTTTACGTCCCGCTCCTGTGACACCACTTACCGCATTAATCACTGGATAAGCGGCAGTAAGCAAAGGCTTCAAAGGTTTTAGTGCTGTTAATGATGCCGTTGGATAACAACCAGGCACGGCAATCATTTTAGTTTGCTTAATTTGCTCGCTATTCCATTCAGCTAATCCATATACCGCATCAGCAAGTACGTCTGGGTGAGTATGTTCAAAGCCATACCACTTAGGGTATTGAGCGACATCAGCAAAACGATAAGCACCACTTAAATCAAATACTGCTAAGCCTTTTTTATAAAATTCTGCCGCTAATTCCAAACTAATTGAATGCTCTGTTGCCAAAACTACGCCATCCGCTTCAGCAATAATGGTTGCTTTAGCTTCGTCGGTTAATGGAGATAGCACATAAGGCATATGACTATAAGTTGGATAAAGATCAGCAAGTTTACGCCCTTTATCTAGGCTACCTTCAGAGACATACAACCCCTGAACAGATAAATTAGCGTCAGCATTTATCAAAGACGTAATTTGTGCTCCTGTGTAACCACTGGCACCAATAATTGCGATGTTTTTCATTATGTTGTTGTCTTTTTTTGTTATAAATGGAAGTGTTAGCATAGTACATTTAGACGGGGGACGTCTAATCTAGAACTATCGTCGCAGGAAGTTCTTATTGATTATTGGTATATTGGATTTAACAGCAAAGTTACACATATTTATTTTCATTTCTTACATTCTAGTTGTAGTGCCTTAGTCATCTGTTTGCTAGACTAGCACACAATAATTTTTATGCAATATTATTGAATAAGTATTTTAATAATTTCCGACATAGGACAACTAATGAGTACACTCCCTGACCTAAAAAGTGCTTTTACACAGCTAATTGGCACTCCATCTATCAGCGCGCTTGAGCCGGAGCAAGATATGAGTAACCATGCAGTTATTGCCTTGTTACAAGATTGGTTCAGCGAGTTAGGCTTTAGCTGCGAAACCCCAACGGTTGAAGATTCACGCAATAAGCAAAACCTTATTGCTCGTATTGGCCAAGGGGAAGGCGGTTTACTATTAGCTGGCCACACAGATACAGTGCCTTTTGATCAAGGACGCTGGAGTCAAAGCCCATTTGAGTTAATTGAAAAAGATAATCGTTGGTACGGCCTAGGTACCTGTGACATGAAAGGCTTTTTTGCCTTGGTACTTGAAGCGTTAAAAGACATGCCTCTAGCAGACTTTAAACGCCCACTGACTATTTTTGCCAGTGCCGATGAAGAAACCACTATGAGTGGTGCCAAAGCATTTGCCGACTCAAAGGTCATTGCACCTGATTATGCGGTGATCGGTGAGCCCACCAGCTTAAAACCTGTTTATATGCATAAAGGGCATTTAGCTCAAGGTATTCGAGTCATTGGTCGCAGCGGTCATTCATCTGACCCAGCCCGCGGATTAAACGCCATTGAAGTAATGCATAAAGTCATGGGGCAGTTATTGAAACTTAAACAGCATTTAAGTGAAAACTATCGCGAAGATGCCTTTACCGTTCCCTACCCTACAATGAACTTTGGCCATATTCACGGTGGTGATGCAGCTAACCGCATTTGTGGTTGTTGTGATTTACACTTAGATATTCGTCCTTTACCAGGAATGGAATTGACCGATCTTGAACTCATGGTGCTGAATTATTTAAGTGACATTAGTAAAGAATATCCAGGCAGTATTAGCGTGAGTACCTTATATCCTGGCGCTGAATCATTTGCGGGCAAAGCAGACAACCCATGGACAAAACTGGTTGCTGAATTGTCAGGCCATGAAGCTGAGGTAGTTAACTACTCAACCGAAGCGCCTTACATTAATAAGTTAGGCTGCCAAACCTTAGTTTTAGGACCTGGGAGTATTAATCAAGCCCACCAACCCGATGAGTTTATTGGCTTAGAATATCTCACACCGACAGTAGAATTGATCAAAAAGATGATTTATCACGCATGTATTAAGTAATTTTTAACCAAAAAAGCCTTAAAACCGCTTTTGTTGAAATTTTTTAACGAAATAAAATTACCAAACGCGGTGTTTGTGTATTGACCGAATACTGTACGATGGTTATTGTGATAGTAAGTAGTGCAAGTTTAACCTAGTTTACTTTGGAGTATGTATGGCAGAGCAAGTGGCAGATATGTATGCCTCACTGAGATCGAATGTGGGACATTTAGGCCAAATTTTAGGTGAAACGATGCAAAGCCACCTCGGCGATGCATTTCTTGAAAAAGTAGAACAAATTCGAATTCTTGCTAAACAGGCACGTAAAGGCGATGAATCCTCTCGCGAGCAAATGTTAGCATTGCTGACCTCATTGCCAGATGAAGAATTAGTGCCGTTTGCCAAAGCATTTAATCAATTTTTGAACCTAGCTAACATCGCCGAGCAATACCACACCATTAGCCGTAATTGCGATGAGTTAGTCTGTGTGCCAGACCCAGTAGAGCAACTGCTTGGGCGTATTCTTAACACAGACTTAGATGAAAATGATGTGATTAATTGCTTAAAGCAATTAGAAATTGATTTAGTGTTAACCGCGCATCCAACTGAAATATCTCGTCGTACTTTGATCCAAAAATATGCTGCGGTTGTCGATTGTTTAACAGATCAAGAAAACAGCCAACTGTCAGACCGTGAGCGCAACCAAAACAACTTACGTTTACGTCAATTGATTGCCCAAATTTGGCATACTAATGAAATTCGCAGTGAACGCCCAACACCTGTAGATGAGGCTCGATGGGGCCTAAGCACAATTGAAACCTCTCTATGGCAGGCTATTCCTGACTTTCTACGTCAATTAAATGATCAAGTCGAACAGCGAACCGGTAAAGAATTACCGATTAACATCGCCCCGGTTCGTTTTTCTAGCTGGATGGGCGGTGATCGCGATGGCAACCCATTTGTGACCCACAAAGTCACCCAGGAAGTATTAGACAGAAATCGTCATGCTGCAGCGCGTCTGTATTTGAAAGATATTGTGGCATTGGTTGGCGAGTTATCTATGGAGCAGGCTACACCTGAACTGCTTGAACTCACTAACAATAGCAATGAGCCGTACCGTGATGTGTTACGCCAATTACGTTGTAAACTGCGTAAAACCATTGATTATTTGAATATTCGACTTGAAGGTCGCTTTCCTGATGTTGATACCAGTGAACTGATTTGGCAACAAGCGGATCTGCAAGCGCCATTAGAACTGCTTTATAATAGTTTATGTGACAGTGGCATGAAACTGATTGCCAATGGGTTACTGCTCGATATCTTACGTCGTCTAGCCAGCTTTGGTATTCATATGCTGCGCCTGGATATTCGTCAAGATTCGACTCGCCACAGCGATGTGATTGCCGAGCTGACCCGTTATTTGGGCTTGGGTGATTACAACCACTGGGATGAAAATGAAAAACAAGCATTCTTGCTGCGCGAGCTCACTAATCGCCGCCCATTAATTCCAGCGAATTGGCAGCCAAGCGAAGATGTTGCCGAAGTCATCAAAACCTGTGAACTGATTGCCAAACAGCCTAAAGAATCTTTGGGATCATATGTTATTTCGATGGCGGGTAAGCCGTCAGATGTGTTGACCGTTTTATTGTTATTAAAAGAAACCGGTTGCAGCCACCCGATGCGCGTAGTGCCATTATTTGAAACCTTAGAAGATTTAACCAATGCCGCTAGCTGTATTGAGTCTTTATTGAATATCGATTGGTATCGTGGATACACCAAAGGCATGCAAGAAGTCATGATTGGTTATTCTGACTCAGCTAAAGACGCCGGTGTTATGGCTGCAGCTTGGGCGCAGTATCGCGCACAGGAACAGTTAGTCGAAGTCTGCAATAAAGCCAACGTCAAACTGATGTTGTTCCATGGCCGTGGTGGTTCTATCGGACGAGGAGGTGGGCCTGCTCACAAAGCCATTCTATCTCAACCACCGGGTTCAGTAGATGGCCGTATCCGTGTAACTGAGCAAGGTGAGATGATCCGCTTTAAATTTGGTTTGCCAAAATTAGCGGTACAAAGTTTAGCGCTTTATACCTCTGCGGTAATGGAAGCGACTTTATTACCGCCACCTGAGCCGAAAAAAGCATGGCGCGATTGTATGCAGCGCATTGCCGAAGAATCAGTGCTGCATTATCGCGGTATAGTGCGTGAAGAAAAAGATTTTGTGCCTTACTTTCGCGCGGCGACACCTGAAGTTGAACTGGGTAAATTACCCTTAGGCAGCCGTCCTGCTAAGCGCAAAGTCGATGGCGGTATTGAGAGTTTACGTGCTATTCCTTGGATTTTTGCTTGGTCACAGAACCGCTTAATGCTACCGGCATGGTTAGGTGCTGGTGAAGCGCTAAATGCCGCCATCGAACGTGATGAACTATCATTATTGCGCGAAATGGAAGCAGAGTGGCCATTTTTTGAAACACGTATTTCTATGCTAGAAATGGTTTACATGAAAGCTGAGCCTAACTTAGCCCGCTATTATGAAAAGTGTTTAGTGAAGCCTGAATTACATCATTTAGGCGAGAAGTTACGTCAACGCTTACAACTGGGTATTGATACCGTATTGTCATTAACTGAGTCAGATCAGTTAATGTCGCATACTCCCTGGAATCGTGAATCAGTTAAACTTCGCAATCCTTACATTGATCCATTAAACTTCCTACAAACCGAGCTATTAGCCCGTACACGTAAAGAAGCTGAGCCTTCTAAGCACGTACAACTGGCGCTAATGCTTACTATCGCGGGCGTTGCCGCAGGCATGAGAAACACAGGTTAATGAAAACACTAAAGCTGATTTTTATCAGTTCCTTGCTAGTACTGACAGGTTGTGCCAGTCAGTACAGCATTACTGAAAATGAGATAGAAAATTACCTTAATAAAGAAATGCATTTTGAGGTAAAGCAAGGTAACCAAATTATTGGTATTAATTTGGTGCTTAACGACATGCAAGTCAGCTTAGGTGATAAACCTAATACTATGGGATTAACGGCAACGACTCTTGTGCGTATTCGTAATCCTTTAATGCCAATTAGTGCTAAGCTTAAAACAACGTTTGAAGCACAGCCTTGGTATAACAGCGAAACTAAAAGTATCTATTTACGCAATTTGGATTTAGTTAATGTCAGTGCAGATCCGGCCGATTTAGAGCAAGCACTGACAGCCATTACCCCACAGGTAATGAGCTTCTTACGTGGATTTCTAGAAAGTCAGCCGGTTTACACCCTTGATATGAATGATTCAAATCAAGCGTTAATGGCCAAAATGACCAAAGAGCTCGCCGTTCAAAAAGGCAAATTGGTAGTTAAGTTTTAAGCCCGAAAAAGTATGATTAAATAAAAGCGCCAATAGGCGCTTTTTTGTTTTTTGTTTTTTGTTTTTTGTTTCAGGCATCTATTGCACAGACTTTAAAATAAAAATACGATAACTGCGCATTGTATATAAAGGATACTGATCATGTCGTTAATGGATGACGTCAACCAGCTGAAAGATGAGCTCGAAACACTTAAACAACTACAAACTAACAATCAAACTCTGCTAGCAGATCATTTAGCCGCTTTCGGCGAGAAGCTCGACTTGCTGTCGAGCCAAGTTAACGCCTCGGCTGATGATGATCAGGCATCACTAGAATTAATCACTCAGCCCGATATCGCTCAATTAGCCATAGACACCCTAAGCCCTGAAGATGTGACCGTCACGCAAGTTCATCTTGATATTCATGGTAATATTACTCACCAATTACCCGCATCAAAAGGTTCGTTGTCAGCATTACTTGAACAACTT encodes the following:
- a CDS encoding ornithine carbamoyltransferase, whose translation is MKHLLSIKELSQTQLLDILALAKKMKANPAEYRRALDGKSVVMLFEKPSLRTRVSFDIGINKLGGHCLYLDQQNGALGERESVADFATNISCWADAIVARTYLHSTIEKLAKYGSVPVINALSDLYHPCQALADFLSLSEKFDDVSQARLAYVGDGNNVTHSLIYGAAILGLTMTVICPEGYFPDALVVTEAQALAAQNGGKLTLSTDINQIEGHDAIYTDTWISMGDETSLAEIKERFSPYQVNAALMTKAGAKYFMHCLPAHRGVEVTDEVIDGKGSLILDQAENRMHAQNAVLVTLLS
- the argB gene encoding acetylglutamate kinase, whose translation is MITNSVLVLKVGGALLQTETGMANLMSAIKDMTAAGQKIVLVHGGGCLVDEQLTANGKEIIKLDGLRVTPADQIGIVVGALAGTSNKILQAAAAKAGVVSVGMSLGDGQVVKANIKDERLGLVGEVTPNDPSYLNFILQQGWLPICSSIAISDAGQMLNVNADQAATALAKLVNGTLVLLSDVSGVWDANKQVIKSLNKSQIDTLIAEGVIEKGMKVKVEAALEVAQWMGKPVLVASWQDTEQLKTLAQGGSIGTQIQP
- the argC gene encoding N-acetyl-gamma-glutamyl-phosphate reductase translates to MKNIAIIGASGYTGAQITSLINADANLSVQGLYVSEGSLDKGRKLADLYPTYSHMPYVLSPLTDEAKATIIAEADGVVLATEHSISLELAAEFYKKGLAVFDLSGAYRFADVAQYPKWYGFEHTHPDVLADAVYGLAEWNSEQIKQTKMIAVPGCYPTASLTALKPLKPLLTAAYPVINAVSGVTGAGRKAHLHTSFCEVSLTPYGVLGHRHQPEIATQLGQEVIFTPHLGNFKRGILATITVQLKPGTTEADVAKAYSVYDSSPIVTVKHNQFPKVDDVVLTPNCHLGWKYDENSGYLVVASAIDNLMKGAASQGLQCIKIHFGV
- the argE gene encoding acetylornithine deacetylase; the encoded protein is MSTLPDLKSAFTQLIGTPSISALEPEQDMSNHAVIALLQDWFSELGFSCETPTVEDSRNKQNLIARIGQGEGGLLLAGHTDTVPFDQGRWSQSPFELIEKDNRWYGLGTCDMKGFFALVLEALKDMPLADFKRPLTIFASADEETTMSGAKAFADSKVIAPDYAVIGEPTSLKPVYMHKGHLAQGIRVIGRSGHSSDPARGLNAIEVMHKVMGQLLKLKQHLSENYREDAFTVPYPTMNFGHIHGGDAANRICGCCDLHLDIRPLPGMELTDLELMVLNYLSDISKEYPGSISVSTLYPGAESFAGKADNPWTKLVAELSGHEAEVVNYSTEAPYINKLGCQTLVLGPGSINQAHQPDEFIGLEYLTPTVELIKKMIYHACIK
- the ppc gene encoding phosphoenolpyruvate carboxylase, giving the protein MAEQVADMYASLRSNVGHLGQILGETMQSHLGDAFLEKVEQIRILAKQARKGDESSREQMLALLTSLPDEELVPFAKAFNQFLNLANIAEQYHTISRNCDELVCVPDPVEQLLGRILNTDLDENDVINCLKQLEIDLVLTAHPTEISRRTLIQKYAAVVDCLTDQENSQLSDRERNQNNLRLRQLIAQIWHTNEIRSERPTPVDEARWGLSTIETSLWQAIPDFLRQLNDQVEQRTGKELPINIAPVRFSSWMGGDRDGNPFVTHKVTQEVLDRNRHAAARLYLKDIVALVGELSMEQATPELLELTNNSNEPYRDVLRQLRCKLRKTIDYLNIRLEGRFPDVDTSELIWQQADLQAPLELLYNSLCDSGMKLIANGLLLDILRRLASFGIHMLRLDIRQDSTRHSDVIAELTRYLGLGDYNHWDENEKQAFLLRELTNRRPLIPANWQPSEDVAEVIKTCELIAKQPKESLGSYVISMAGKPSDVLTVLLLLKETGCSHPMRVVPLFETLEDLTNAASCIESLLNIDWYRGYTKGMQEVMIGYSDSAKDAGVMAAAWAQYRAQEQLVEVCNKANVKLMLFHGRGGSIGRGGGPAHKAILSQPPGSVDGRIRVTEQGEMIRFKFGLPKLAVQSLALYTSAVMEATLLPPPEPKKAWRDCMQRIAEESVLHYRGIVREEKDFVPYFRAATPEVELGKLPLGSRPAKRKVDGGIESLRAIPWIFAWSQNRLMLPAWLGAGEALNAAIERDELSLLREMEAEWPFFETRISMLEMVYMKAEPNLARYYEKCLVKPELHHLGEKLRQRLQLGIDTVLSLTESDQLMSHTPWNRESVKLRNPYIDPLNFLQTELLARTRKEAEPSKHVQLALMLTIAGVAAGMRNTG
- a CDS encoding DUF1439 domain-containing protein, with protein sequence MKTLKLIFISSLLVLTGCASQYSITENEIENYLNKEMHFEVKQGNQIIGINLVLNDMQVSLGDKPNTMGLTATTLVRIRNPLMPISAKLKTTFEAQPWYNSETKSIYLRNLDLVNVSADPADLEQALTAITPQVMSFLRGFLESQPVYTLDMNDSNQALMAKMTKELAVQKGKLVVKF